One Rhododendron vialii isolate Sample 1 chromosome 2a, ASM3025357v1 genomic region harbors:
- the LOC131315946 gene encoding actin-related protein 2/3 complex subunit 2B produces MMHFFHLLLPHIPEREREREREMEMPGIACFERASPALKEILLKLHRSEKPMELDHHLHEFGSVEYHIQSSASNQYKAYLSISTPLLSHGGQLSYELPRSSIELVKGLCSDAVEIVEPAREGYQLTLELDLTKIPHGKDSVKIITQISTVQAVILSSQLKELLRNVSSQDASQGKYKPIKLVYHPREPFFVIKQPAKITAVFPMRFKENTDVIIATAFFQELMDVGSSEAWAKAPHCTWSPIPPPELRGELLEDLSTNGGFVTFDISSRHVEGKRLDKTVWSLLNFNAFVKYHVKCTRSFIQRRMRSRLESLVQVLHKENLKDEQIVKKVKGVRSMRKLFSFSKPKMIRRRCNFANKLKRIRSRVKIRWLSRFRRRWLSISKCSSVRGYQKLD; encoded by the exons ATGATGCATTTCTTTCACCTTTTACTCCCCCAcataccagagagagagagagagagagagagagagatggagatgCCAGGAATAGCATGCTTTGAGAGGGCATCCCCAGCACTGAAGGAGATTCTGCTCAAATTGCACCG TTCTGAAAAGCCTATGGAGCTTGATCATCACTTGCATGAATTTGGATCTGTCGAATATCACATTCAG TCTTCAGCATCGAATCAGTATAAGGCCTATTTATCGATATCAACCCCACTGCTCTCCCATGGTGGCCAGCTCTCATATGAGCTTCCACGCTCTTCTATCGAACTGGTGAAAGGACTGTGTTCTGATGCTGTGGAAATTGTTGAACCTGCAAGGGAAGGATATCAGCTTACTCTGGAACTTGATTTAACTAAAATTCCACATGGCAAAG ATTCTGTGAAGATCATCACACAAATTTCCACAGTCCAAGCAGTCATATTGAGCTCTCAACTGAAAGAACTGTTGAGGAATGTCAGTTCGCAGGATGCATCTCAAGGGAAGTACAAACCAATCAAGCTCGTTTATCACCCAAGAGAGCCTTTCTTTGTCATCAAACAG CCAGCAAAAATTACTGCAGTTTTCCCGATGCgttttaaagaaaatacagacGTCATAATAGCGACAGCCTTCTTTCAG GAACTAATGGATGTGGGAAGTTCGGAAGCATGGGCTAAAGCACCTCATTGCACCTGGTCCCCCATTCCACCTCCTGAGCTAAGAGGAGAACTCCTTGAAGATTTGAGTACTAATGGAGGGTTTGTCACTTTCG ATATTTCTTCGCGTCATGTTGAAGGCAAAAGGCTAGACAAGACCGTATGGAGCCTACTAAACTTCAATGCTTTTGTAAAATATCATGTCAAG TGCACCAGGAGTTTCATACAGAGGAGGATGAGAAGCCGTTTAGAAAGTTTGGTTCAG GTGCTGCATAAGGAAAATCTAAAGGATGAGCAGATTGTAAAGAAGGTCAAAG GAGTTAGGAGCATGAGGAAACTTTTCAGtttctcaaaacccaaaatgatAAGAAGAAGATGTAATTTTGCCAATAAGCTCAAGAGAATCCGCTCCAGAGTTAAAATACGTTGGTTAAGTCGTTTTCGTCGACGATGGCTGTCAATCTCCAAGTGTTCTTCTGTGAGGGGATATCAAAAGCTGGACTAG
- the LOC131316522 gene encoding protein PROTON GRADIENT REGULATION 5, chloroplastic-like — protein sequence MCGPESSFEISHNTNQIKSPKGPSKFHHHKLISLPTKNHRNKVQKELKKEENPPPLRPPPPLISEVLFSESSMAASISVNGFTGGWSSVYRGSRGTSMWGEDYATSAPTQVRVGKKPTRLVPMMKNVNEGKGVFAPIVVVTRNLIGRKRFNQLRGKAIALHSQVITEFCKTIGADAKQRQGLIRLAKKNGERLGFLA from the exons ATGTGTGGTCCTGAATCCTCCTTCGAAATCTCTCACAACACCAACCAAATAAAAAGCCCAAAAGGACCCTCAAaattccaccaccacaaactcaTATCCCTTCCCACCAAAAACCACCGCAACAAAGTCCAGAAGGAactaaagaaagaagaaaacccACCACCGCTGCGGCCGCCGCCACCTCTGATTAGTGAGGTCCTTTTTAGTGAATCTTCAATGGCGGCTTCGATTTCTGTGAATGGGTTCACAGGAGGTTGGTCCTCCGTCTACCGTGGAAGTCGGGGAACTTCCATGTGGGGGGAGGACTACGCCACGTCGGCCCCAACCCAAGTCAGGGTTGGGAAGAAGCCGACGAGGCTAGTACCGATGATGAAGAACGTGAACGAAGGGAAAGGTGTTTTCGCGCCGATCGTCGTCGTGACGCGTAATCTCATCGGGAGGAAGAGGTTCAATCAGCTCAGAGGCAAAGCAATTGCCCTGCACTCTCAG GTGATTACTGAATTCTGCAAAACAATAGGAGCAGATGCAAAGCAAAGACAAGGACTGATTCGACTTGCCAAGAAGAACGGAGAGAGGCTCGGATTCCTTGCTTGA